The DNA region TCTCTTTTGATAGAGTTATTCCTGACATCACTATACTCACTACAAAAATAAATGATGTTGGCGACTAAGACCGAGGTCGTATCTCAGTCATGAAATCGGAGTTGGCGACCAAATAGGGACTAGAGGCCTTAGTTGTATGCATCACTGTCGGGAAGAGAGGAGTCCCAAACTGGTCGCTATTGGCGACTAAAACGACTTGGTAGGTAATTGGTCGTCATTCACGACTATATGAACAAGTCCTTTTCTAGTACCCATTTACTTGGTACTGGCGACTAATTTAGGTCCCCAACCAGTCCCCCAATTCTTTGCTATTGGTGATCAACTCTAGTCCCCAATGTCTTTCTTGGTTTTACTTTTGGCGACTAGATACAAGTCCCAGGTTACTCGCcaccattaaaaaatattaaaaaataaaaccatatattattcttaatataatttttatattaagaataatataagattttattttttatatatattaataatattagaaaatttcgatataataaacaaataaaaaatttggtccTCAATTgagataattttaaatgcaattatataaatatttactaaaaataaacaaataatttaaatgcAATTAATATAAAAGTTAAACGTTACAATAATTACATGACTTGGAACACCTCTACTAGACCCCCCGATCCACTATTAAAAGGCCCTCAACTGAGAATATCTTTTAAACGCGCATTTCATGTTCAATGTTGGCTAAACGTTGTTGCAACATATCCAATTGTTGTTGTTGAACACTTATCCTAAAATTTGTCACTGCAGTGATGTGACGTATAATCTCAGCTATTTGCTCCTCTTGACACATAAATCGCTGTCTTATACGCTCATGAGCAGTTCAATCGTCAGCCGTCGAAGAGGGGGTTCCACTAAATCAGGGTAGTATCTTTGAGATGCGGACCCCATCCCATTTACCGACGAAGGAGGATTAGGACGATCCGTCAACTACATAACTGCTAGCCCGTAACTGTTCATCCACCATTTTGTTGTATATAGCCTAAAAGATTTTGATAGTTAAATACAAAGATAAAAACATTATtactataaaaaaacaaaaatcatattACCAAGAATAAGTTAACCAAATTCACATTTGAACCTCTATACATGAGACTATGATCTAAGCATTTCTAATCTCACTCTAACTCATTTTAATAAATCATACATTTGaaataacaaaagtaaaaattatgtaaaatataactataactaaataaattaaaaatacttaccTCGAGTCTTTTGACATCGGGATTGACAAGAACCCTATTTCCTTCTTGATCAACCATTCTCTTGGTTCgacaaaaaattttataagCATTCGGTcgttcatttttttttggctacaacaacaacatatttaattaatatattggacttaaaatatttttaaaaaaataaaatattagagATTTTTACCATCACTTCCATTACTCATACGACAGATAAAAATCCAGAACGATATGTTCCAAGTGATTTTGCAGAAAGATTCCCTTTGCGCCGATTTATTTGCCCCGGTTGCTTTTTCTCTTAAACTCTGGGGTATTAGTATACCCATTCCAAGCCTCTCAtattaatgaatttaatttgTCCAATTTGGTTTGTATGGAGTAGCATGCTCCTCATAATCCCATTTTTTCTGCTCTTTTCTAGCAGAGTATATTAGATGACAAAAAGGCGGTGCGCACCTCGCCATCTATGTGGGGATTCTATTTGTACTTTTTCtatacattaatttaaattaattaaataataacacaataaaaaaattatttgcaaaATTAGAATTTAATTTACCTTGAATTCTTCAAAATAAAACTCTTTAGTATCACGAGTAACTTTTGACCCGCAGGAACTTTTTGGATTCTGCCTTAACTTTAAAATAGCTCTAATAGACGCGATCACTCCTTTCTTGCCACTACCAGCTACAGCATCAAAGctaaatgaaaatatatattagattaaataaatacaatttatttattaaattaaaagggCTAAGTTAAAAAACTTACTCTCTTATTGCTCGATTCCATAAAAGCATTCTTCTAGAATCCTGATACttcattaatataaaaaaaaatgttaatgcATTTAGAAACATATgatcatttactttttttcaattaaaaagttCAAGATTACATGTGGtattcataataatttattacaaaacatAAGGTGATTCATGTTTATATTTCATTAACCAAGatttgatcttgttaatagtGTGGTTAACACCTTTAGTACAAGAACAATTAATGCTACTCCTATTACGGTACTACCTCTAAGCGCAACCAAAAATAGATTAATATTAGAAACAACTAATTTCTTAAAAGATCATTTCTttaagagacgtatctcaagtccaatctattaaagattaatgtctacttactatattcttaatgcttacttacattatctttaatgattacttaccatattttaaatgtctattttcaatatcctaaatgtctacttacatcattcttaatatttactaatataattttaaaaactgtATAATAGACCGGCCAAtttagagatgatctctcaaaaaGACTGTCCCTCAGAAGAATTTGTGtattagaaaacaaaaaattactCTTTTAAAATaagcaaacaaaaaaaagtcAGCAAATATATTTAAGTACTAGAGATAAATATAGTCCATATTTGTGTGTATAAGAAATACACACAGTTGCAGACCCAGCACTAAAATTCAGTGAAAGCACAatcgaaaaaataataatttaatataaaattcattaaatacaaaaataatattattttcaattttattcctATAAAAGAACATTTTATAATCTATTTTGACAAGCTTTCATATCTTGAAACCGACGAATCATAAGATTATTGGGAACATTACAAAATAGATTtgtaaaattgaattaaaataaaaaattacacctATGATTAAAGctgattataattttcaaaattagatGAAATGGTGGTGGGTTGGGCAATTGGGCTGGTGGCAACCCGGAAAACAGTGGCTGACAGCGGCAGGCTCACAGCTGACGGTACAGTGGTGGACAGGTGATTGGTGATTAGAAAATGCATGAAATGGTGGTGGGTTGGGCAATTGAGTAATGAAGTATTCGTGAATGGTGGGTAATTATGGTTTTTGCATACAAAAGATTAACTCCAGCAAATATGGATGATATTTCAACAGTACattaaataaatttgataattatAATGTATGCATGCattattttttggaaattatatttttatacctTTCATGCTAATAAATTTGTACATTGCGTAAGTGTCTGTACTAGTATATATAAAATCTAAAGTAAAACATCCGcctcaaaataacttttattaattaggaaaatgatatatatagaCCTTAGGAAAAGAATcttgtatttgttttatgtaatttaatattgtttttgcTTTGGAATCATAAGGTTcttaattatactttattattttaccatttttttttaaagttaaaataattatataaaatattaattgtttcgAATTTCTATACTAGATTCTCTTGAACAGAtaataattattgttaatttttatttacagtCCTTagagttattaatattattacccTATTAATTATTGTGCATAATACCAAACATGTCTAACATTACGAAATGTAaagatcataaaaaatataattcaataaTTGTTCACTATTTCTTTTTGAGTTTgtattactatatatatgataaaaaaaagtttgaaagaGAGTATATATACTAGTCGGAATTTCAAATCTCGTGTATAGATTGTATATAGATTGAGTTGGACTTAAGGATATAGTGATATTGGTAATATATAGTCAACAACAAAATTATAAGCCAAGTtgcaattaattaaaattaattatatggatCAATGACTTAATTATTACagttgatgttgatgatgatgatgatgatgatgatgattcagGAGCCATCATCCAATGCGCAAGGCTTAATTATGGACCACGGTATCACGCCAATAGCCAATAAGCATGCATGTATGGTTGATGCACCAACTTTGATGAGGCTCCAAACAACTACTCCTAACacctatttttattaattattaatcttATTTAATCACACTTATTATTTGGGCCATTCTACTTGCTACTTGGTAGTTACAACGTTAATTGTACATCTAGAGTAGTATATGTGCTACCACTAGATAGCTGCATTACAATCATCCAATTTAGAATATTAAATCCATTAAATTCCACGAGTCATAATTTGATGAGAGcctattttatgaaaatatagcTATATTCACGCAATAATCAGTaagaaattatatttataaaataaattgttgaaaattaaattagcCACTCAAATCTAATCCAAAATGTCACTCATTTCATTTGCATGCCTTATATAAAAACTTTTTGCTCTCATATATTAAAATACATTTATGTATCTTTAACTTTTATTAGGATAGTGAATAGTTGTAGGAAAATTTTTTTGGGAGTTTGGCTGCATCCTCCTCTTTGGGTATGTGttgtcattttctttttttccattCTCAAATCTTGATCATAATCCCTATGAGCGAGTtacactgaatatgatgatgattatgattattagttTTCAAAGGGTTTCATGTATgaactttgaaaatttagaagcTTTATATTATACATGAAGAATTAATTAtgcttttttaattataatctgTTACACTTACATATATAACTTATATACGACCTATGGGTTTAAATTGACCATATCCATATTGGAATTTTtcaagaagagaaaaaaaatattaaacttattATATACTAGTTTGAAAGCCGGTATAGTGCACGGAGTTTAGTAtagtgacatatataaaaaaacctGTTTTGTTTAAGAAAAGTATGTAAATACCAAATTGATTATTTGGCAAACCTCTAAGAAGtcatcatttgttatttttcaactctttttattaatatctataattatgacgataacttaaattaatatatttttcaaaaatacttTCTTAATtacgtataaattatattttttttttaattaatttatttatgatttttaattagatataaagaattaatgtaataatattaagtttaaatttatttagaaaaataagttgtCATGCAATAAATTATAGTCCtatcaaattaatatatttggaaAATCTGCGAAATCATCATGTGCTATACTTATATTCCAGTTCTTTTATCagtatttatgattatgattattatgatgattatgattttaataacgttatatactcctattatatcacaatatttaaaataaactcttaaaataaattcctaTGTATGACATACATGTTAAATTGACAATTATTCTCTAGAGCTTATTATTAGGGTGTAATATTTTGCCGTCATAAGATCTTTAGAATAAGTAACCTTTTCTTAAAACAGGCTTAAAATGTTGTACTGGTTTTTGCaattagttatttaattaattgacacaTTGTGTTAATCATTAAATAATGACATTTTGCAAAGCTCTTATGAGtcgtcatttaccattttaCAGCAAAATTACTGAATAGTATGATTTGTGACATTTGCTTTTGAATAATATATTTCTCTTTTATGTGAtaacttttttaattaaagATAACTTTCGTTGGgcataaattaatatttatacctTTGATACTCCTATTAAATAATTTCCTTAATGTATACAGAAATATGTCGGCAtataattaattggaaaaaaatatatataaatcagAGAATTATATCAGGATGGAAATTGAACATGTAAGAGGTTGAAAGTTCATTCTTTTAATTAGTGCCCACGGGCCACTAGGTCATCCATTCATATGGCCATAATTTTTTGCACCATATTTTATCAAAGGATCCATCCATCTCAATTTTATAACAGaaatattctagaaaaatactTTTATAAAGTTAAATAAGAATTCTAATGTTTTCTTGACTGATTCTAAAATTTAGGAGAAAtagtatattaaattatactcataatagtatatttttattaattttgtagcTTATATTAAGATTCAAACCACAATATGTTCAGAAACTTTATTTgatgttttaatatttaatcaatcCTTAGCTCAAATGTTATTAATATGAaggtaaaattgaaaataaaataaaataaataaaacatgtttttgactttataaattattttacaaatAACAACCAACAATTACACCTAATTAGCtaaatatgattaaaaaaatattatataactaGATTCACGGGCcaataaaatcataatcataataattaatatttgcaTTCAACTCTTAACCAAGTAAGGAAGTTCAATTGATAACTTTtgacaataattaaatttagaatATATCTAACTACATAAAagctatataaattaaaaataccccatatattaatttttgttggttttgagAGGTGTTGAAAACAGATCTAATAGACTGGTATTTACCCGATCTTGAAACCAAATGCAACTTAACTCGActttaaaaagaattttttaaaataataaaaatcaatgtggacgcAAAATCCTATCTTAAACTGCCTCAAAACACCTTACTCGAAATTGACCCCATAATCGAATAAAcactttcatatatatatatatatatgtattaaatttttattaaaaaaatgcaacttattAAAGAAGACCACAGAGTTGAAAGGATTAGAATGTTCCAAATTTGCAATAACATAAAGAAGAAATGGCAATAATGTAAAAAAGAATATGAAAATGGTACAAAATTGGAAAAGAAAAGATATGTACCCTATAAATATAATGAAAGCATATGCATTGCTGATTGCACCAACCTGAAAATGGGAAACCCTAAAGATAAAGACAATAGACGAAACCTCAAATCCAACACTTCTTCTCAAACACTGAGCCACCCTCCTTTGACCAATTAAAACATGCCACGTAATCAATGCCATTTCACTATGGACCCCACTTATTAGTTGTCAATACCCCAAAACATGTTAATAGAAAAACCATCAAAGCTGGGCTTTTATAAACACCGACGGATGTATATGCTTCGGACACGTGATATACCACGTGGGATAAATTTGTACACGTCTTTACTTTTACCATAAAACTCAAAGgccaataatgaataataaatctcTTTTTCGTTGGATCATACTTATCCTTATCTTGCCTTTGGTAAGAGTAGTATTCCTCAAGCACTAAAacagacacggacacggacacggacacgacatgggtacgggaaaacgtcaacttaaaaatggcggacacggggacacgaaaatggtaatataataaatatatcaaattaaagataattttacaatctttcatttgatatatgtaaataaacactttaaaaacataaaacacacataaaatacaaataagtaccaaataaacaacatgactatttaaaaatagtcatacaaaccaaatcaaagaaaaccaaataaataggtaaatttaagatttaaaaatcaagattaacaaataacacattaacaatttaacattaacaaataacaattaacaaatattcaaagaggatatacaaaaaaatcatgaacaacatttcaacttttcaaaattcaaattacaaacacatgaacaatttaacattaacaaataacaattaacaaatattcaaaaaggatatacaaaaaaatcaaaaacaacatttcaacttttcaaaattcaaattacaaacactaagattaaaaatttaagattaacaaataacacattaacaatttaacctTAACAAAtagcaattaacaaatattcaaagaggatatacaaaaaaatcaagaacaacatttcaacttttatttttatttttttttcaaaaaaacgtgtccttgactgcttgtcgtgtcccttgccgtgtccatgccgtgtccgcgtgtccgaaaaaatattaaaatattggacacttcatttggcgtgtcggacacggattttcgcgtgtccgtcgcgtgtccgtgtccgacacgtgtccgacacgggacacgccGGTCTAGAGAAGTGTCCGTGTATTCTAGGTATTCCTACGTCTTTATTTTACTTCATTTGATTTGACAAGAAAATAAAAACGTTAaagataataaattaaaataatgaaatatttataaatagatAAAGaatagtatataaaataaaagtgataaaattatatctaaaattaaaaatagaataaattcatttagaaaaattaaaacaaaaaatagtaCAAATCTTGTAAAATAAATGAGTAATTGAATACTaactacttcctccgttctaaatTACttgtaatgttttttttttcacgcagttcaatatattaattcaatccataatatttctaattatgtattaaaaaaattataaaaatttaatattaataatctttacaatgagacgaatcaaacaagatctcacttaattatgttttaacttatagattaaaaactaatcacaaattaagagtgataaataaaaagtgttatttttctAATGTTGCAATTAATTTGAAACGGAAGAAGTATGTAGTAGAAGAATATACTATTAAGAGTGATACTAGCTAGCTATATATTagctatatattattaacagatactcacaaatttaaatttgaatttatttcaCTATTACTattaagttgagaatttgaaaataactaattaaatatTGTCAactgtttttaaattttttatttataattttgtaattcaaatgtataatatatatatatatatatatatatatatatatatatatatatatatatatatatatatatatatatatatttgtgaaaTAGAAGGAGTACGTACATATTTTCAACTCAACAGACTTTATTTCACGAAATAAAAAAAACGAGATAAATTTAATGACATAGAAGAATTACCTATTTCCAACTCAACAgactttaatttatttgtttttaattctttgttttttttattgttttgaggtAACAAGCTGGCTACTATCCTGTTCTTATCCATTCAATTATTAGTTGGTGGAGGAGTGCAGTGATCTACTATGACTATAGTAGTCtccatttttttataaaaaaaaaattatttttttatttactttttcacagttttcgatataaatttaaatcttaatatctctaaatatatattaaaaaaattattaaaaataaaaaataaaaaattatagattaagacgaatctaataagatctcatatggttattttatcttttaaatatgtgccaaaaataataattaaatttctttctccttaagatgaaatatttcaaatagaAAGAATATTAGAGAATGAAGAGGGTAattattttgtgaattaataCAAGTAGTACATGTGTTAtcctaatttatttaaattttattataagattttaTCAACTCTTATATATGTAAACTTATCAgcgttaaaataaataaaaataagtgcAACACATTCTCTTTAAGTCATGTTTATAGGATATTTGTGTAGTTAAAACTGGATTCGATCAATtgcaaattaaatcaaaagttatAATGGTTTTGTgtatttgtatttttgaatgATTTTGGATGAGAGTCGGTCTCAagttaaatacaaattaaattggtagtaataaaaataatttgtagtgtaaattattttcataatatgtatcttgtcattactcattaacatggtaatgaaaaattgatcATAAGAAAGatttttattcacaatttttcattaccacctaatagcATATGTTTAAGTGGTAATGCATTGGTAGTAgaatataatttgcttttagagtgatatatttagcgacatttaatttaaatgtcactactttaaatttttaacaatatatagtggatttaatgacatttgttaaacattttagcagcataataataaatcatactaaaattttttgcaacatactcccttcgttttcacatgttattctcaaatagaatttacaaattttagtgtcaaatttATAGTGGATTTCTCATCAttctattttaaaaaacatattcatgtggaatcttgatagattcgtctcaatatatattttttaaatatcaactttttagaattttaaaaatttacaattaaaaaattatttgatttttaagtttgcATCGGGATCTGCACAAAAAGTGAATgggaagaacaaatgaaaatattatagACTGTAGCAATAATTACATATGCCACCTAAGGCCAAATAAAGTATTACTAAatcagaaattaaaataaaattcaacaattattacactaaagatataaatcagtggcatttttttaatgccactaaatttaatttcgcaaaaagttaaattttttgtagtgtggaataaattttgttaaatttgttgtagtgtagaatgaattttgtaaagaaaatgagattgtagGAGTATAACCATGACCATTTATCTTGTTGAGAGATATTTCTACCAACATAATACTAACTTTCTATTATCATTTCTAATATTTAATACCGATATGAAACGGGCcgttaaaatgaaattattcatAGCAAAACTCAATATTTAGTTGCTAATGAgtaaaaacaaaagaagtatTTGTTCAAActcataaatcataatataaTAGCTCATAACTTTATAAATACACCAATATGGTAAAGTCGGGGTCTCAATGTTTCTAAAAAACAGTTCATTAGataaaataatccaacttaCTACAAGCAAAAAATGAATGAAACTTCTACTACTCTTAAGTAATTTATACCTAAAATCCCTACTAATTTATCCCCCAAAATCCATATCTCATCATAATTAAATCTTCGATCTAACAACGTCCTCATAATTGTCATAATAATATATCTATAATTTAGTTAATTGATCCCATAAGaccaattaaaacaaaaaaattaataataatgtcttaaataGTTTATTTGATATAATTGAATCGATTTTCTAATGAATAatttgttagaatatataacatattttgggtctttaaaaatcaacttaagctgatggttaagattctaaaatattttatatactctaacacatccTTTTACACGACAACCCTTTAAGTTAGAAATGTTGGATGCAGCACAGACCCTTCTCATTCCTTACGCAAAATGTTTCATTTAAATTTGAAGGGTGGTTAAAATTCGAATCTTTGACCTTTTCATCACGCTGACTCTGATACAATATCAATGAAACAACTTAATCAAAAACTTATAATAGACTAACTCATTGAGCTTAGTTGTTTTTTAATGAGATCGATACCTTGATGATCGAGGCGCCTGCTTGATCATGGACATAATTCATTCATATAATCCAACACTCCTTTTTATctctattatttaattataaaaaaatcaattaacaaatcaaaaatttaaatttatgattaaagACGATATCTTAATACTCTATTGCACCCTTTAACAAAAGAGCTCTTAGGGCTAGAATTGTGAAAACAACACGTGCCTTTCTCATATATAGTGGTAATTATCCACTTACACGTATATGTTAATGTTCCACGAAAAATGGCAGGTAAATGAGATTCgaactttgaatttttttttaatttttttttgtatttaaacTCATAAATTTCACTTAAAATGATGTAtgaaatgaaatttgaattcGTAATCATCTATTATATTAACTTCTGTATCATGTCAAAAAATCAATAACATTAAAACCCTAATTGATAGCCTTGCGTTCAACTgttatttcaaaattaaaattaaaattttgaatgtgatacaaataaaataaattttggagGAAAAGCACATCGCATCCAGGAGTATATACGTAGGATAATACTACAAATAAGAATTAAATACTCCCTACTATTCTTATATTCTTATTAggtgtcccatttatttttaggatactatttatttatcactcttaaattatattttattactaatctataagttataatACAATTATGTGGGATCtcatttgattcgttttaatgtaaagtttattaatatcaacctttttataatttttaatcacgcatgattagatatattaaggatCGAATAAGTGTATTGGTTAGAGTGTATAAAAGAAATGAGACACTTAAATATGAATagaagtaaatataaaaaagaaaaaagaaaagtgaaaaagaCAGGTAAATACGTAGGGGGGGGGGGTAGATACAGGAAAAGTGGGAAGGAAGCTTATCAATTCGCCGCATTAAACGGAAGCCTATGTTCATTTGGGACCACTCTCGCATGTGGATAAGGAGTGCTACATATACTACATactgtttttttcattttatttttattttaactataaaAGCAacgtaaaaataaacaaaaagattaaaagaaattgAGCTAATGTTTATCCACTCCTAAAAGTGTATTGGGCCCCACTTCTACGTAGAATGTTCTCCTCCACGCTCAAATGTCAACATCTGTCTAATATGATTTCATAGTTTATACTATTCCCTTTTTTGAATTGCATCGAGAAATTGATACTTCATATTT from Amaranthus tricolor cultivar Red isolate AtriRed21 chromosome 3, ASM2621246v1, whole genome shotgun sequence includes:
- the LOC130807554 gene encoding uncharacterized protein LOC130807554, with protein sequence MALITWHVLIGQRRVAQCLRRSVGFEVSSIVFIFRVSHFQYQDSRRMLLWNRAIRDFDAVAGSGKKGVIASIRAILKLRQNPKSSCGSKVTRDTKEFYFEEFKVN